A portion of the Cydia strobilella chromosome 5, ilCydStro3.1, whole genome shotgun sequence genome contains these proteins:
- the LOC134741262 gene encoding E3 ubiquitin-protein ligase TM129, with protein MDVLITLVYLLFSICVVYPPTEFVSAGFTIAQLFESYLGSENVNFVGYHMKRITITALIHSALPIGYILCLYFGGERSAWLLAGFAGTGILPLLMMYKIVCWWESKTKHLAVAPLIPYVTEGSDWRVVAAQLNTEFRGVDKVSLPLTATSKLVATETWLIKVTSYNLFIIKQSDCGLVATDTDIPDLTASIEEETQYVNIQVVPSRDDVAAFKFRITTQALRDLQPRLSQTVRVPSHISLLPSLVERFVAVFNQHVEQNPVYYVDEDLEVCIGCMQAPADVKLRKRCLSPPAHLAGGPPECQQCNCRVLWCSSCMARWWAARASAAGTPPDTWLSSRGSCPVCRSTCCLLDVCPARR; from the exons atGGACGTTCTAATAACCCTAGTCTACCTGCTTTTCTCAATATGCGTAGTGTACCCTCCTACCGAGTTCGTCTCCGCCGGTTTCACGATAGCCCAGCTTTTCGAGAGCTATCTCGGCTCCGAGAACGTAAACTTCGTAGGTTACCACATGAAGCGGATAACTATAACTGCTTTGATACACTCGGCGTTGCCTATAGGGTATATTTTGTGTTTGTATTTCGGAGGTGAGCGTAGTGCGTGGTTACTGGCGGGGTTCGCGGGCACGGGGATACTGCCGCTGCTCATGATGTATAAGATAGTGTGTTGGTGGGAGTCCAAGACAAAGCACCTGGCCGTGGCGCCGCTGATCCCGTATGTGACGGAAGGCAGTGACTGGAGGGTGGTTGCTGCGCAATTGAATACAGAATTTAGAGG TGTGGACAAGGTGTCTCTCCCGCTGACGGCGACCAGCAAGCTGGTGGCAACTGAGACATGGCTGATCAAAGTCACTTCCTACAACCTGTTCATTATTAAACAGAGTGACTGTGGTCTTGTCGCTACTGAT ACAGACATCCCTGACCTCACGGCATCCATAGAAGAAGAGACACAGTATGTGAACATACAAGTAGTGCCGTCTCGAGATGATGTGGCTGCCTTCAAGTTCAGAATCACCACTCAAGCTCTGCGGGACTTGCAGCCAAG GTTATCGCAGACGGTGCGCGTGCCGTCCCACATCTCCCTGCTGCCTTCGCTGGTGGAGCGTTTCGTGGCCGTCTTTAATCAGCATGTAGAGCAGAACCCTGTCTACTACGTGGACGAG GACCTGGAAGTGTGCATCGGCTGCATGCAGGCCCCTGCTGATGTCAAACTGCGCAAGCGCTGCCTCTCGCCGCCCGCGCACCTCGCCGGGGGCCCTCCCGAGTGCCAACAGTGCAACTGCAG AGTGCTGTGGTGCAGCTCGTGCATGGCGCGCTGGTGGGCCGCGCGCGCCTCCGCCGCCGGCACTCCGCCCGACACCTGGCTCTCTTCTAGAGGAAGCTGTCCCGTCTGTAGATCTACATGTTGCTTGCTCGACGTGTGCCCTGCACGCAGGTAG